One segment of Panicum virgatum strain AP13 chromosome 3K, P.virgatum_v5, whole genome shotgun sequence DNA contains the following:
- the LOC120697330 gene encoding putative serine/threonine-protein kinase-like protein CCR3 yields MTPLPSLLLLLLLLIAAAPSPAPASAATLAVSPAGVVCGVAKENRTLVCAPVSAASSNASAAVAPFLAFAEVSAGRGFVCGLQVGGTALFCWPPAAAPRWDQLRRVYNGSAAFTDLAVGADHVAAYDAAAGRIQWWRDGGRFPAPVDGNFSSLVSGDGFSCALEGNASAAVRCWGPRSSAVQAAFANATSVRYLAAGGARACGVLASGAVLCSGSDSANASAALPGELAPYGLAVGDSHACGLLRHNRTAVCWSLGGPTTTVYFPAAGTGTQFQFLVAGGNLTCGVVSIDFSVICWSLDSAAAHVPLPLILPGVCVQDERSCGGCRFMAQTQQFCGGSGGICDSLCDDSPAPPPRTPVAPTPSSPPPPGSSGRRVSKAWIAFCVVGAVGGFAGLCSVVYCLVFGFCSNKRVHNSVQPNITGAGAGADNNNTSNNNNGGGGAAGSPYGSPNGSRARGLFRRQLSRVMTRQRSGPSSFKEPAEEFTFAQLEAATKGFALETKIGEGSFGTVYRGKLPDGREVAIKRGESGPRARRLQEKESAFRSELAFLSRLHHKHLVGLVGYCEEHDERLLVYEYMKNGALYDHLHPRPGAAAAPSPVASSWKLRIKILLDASRGIEYLHSYAVPPIIHRDIKSSNILLDAGWTARVSDFGLSLMGPPESEEQPGSGSQRHLTQVKAAGTVGYMDPEYYGLHHLTVKSDVYGFGVVMLEALTGRRAIFKEAEGGSPVSVVDHAVPSILAGELSRVLDPRAPEPAAHEAEAVELVAYTAVHCVRLEGKDRPAMADIVANLETAVALCEGSDRGGAGFGNSSSSASLSVTSMDRSGALV; encoded by the coding sequence ATGACCCCGCTGCCctccctcctgctgctcctcctcctcctcattgCGGCCGCGCCGTCCCCGGCCCCGGCCTCCGCGGCCACGCTCGCCGTCTCGCCCGCCGGCGTCGTCTGCGGCGTCGCCAAGGAGAACCGCACCCTCGTCTGCGCGCCCGTGTCCGCCGCGTCCTCCAACGCCTCCGCCGCGGTCGCTCCGTTCCTCGCCTTCGCCGAGGTCTCCGCGGGGCGGGGCTTCGTCTGCGGGCTCCAGGTCGGCGGCACCGCGCTCTTCTGCtggccgcccgcggccgccccgcGCTGGGACCAGCTCCGCCGCGTCTACAACGGGTCCGCCGCGTTCACGGACCTCGCCGTCGGCGCGGACCACGTCGCGGCctacgacgccgccgcgggtaGGATCCAATGGTGGCGCGACGGCGGGCGGTTCCCCGCGCCGGTCGATGGGAACTTCAGTTCCCTGGTCTCCGGCGACGGGTTCTCCTGCGCGCTCGAGGGCAACGCCTCCGCGGCCGTCCGCTGCTGGGGCCCGCGAAGTAGCGCCGTGCAGGCGGCCTTCGCCAACGCCACCTCCGTCCGCTACCTCGCCGCGGGGGGCGCGCGCGCCTGCGGCGTCCTGGCCTCGGGCGCGGTGCTCTGCTCGGGATCCGACTCCGCCAacgcctccgccgcgctgccGGGGGAGCTCGCGCCGTACGGCCTGGCCGTCGGGGACTCCCACGCGTGCGGCCTCCTCCGCCACAACCGCACCGCCGTGTGCTGGAGCCTCGGGGGCCCCACCACCACCGTGTACTTCCCGGCCGCCGGCACCGGGACCCAGTTCCAGTTCCTCGTCGCGGGCGGCAACCTCACCTGCGGCGTGGTCAGCATCGACTTCAGCGTCATCTGCTGGTCCTTGGACTCCGCGGCCGCCCACGTGCCGCTGCCGCTGATCCTCCCGGGCGTCTGCGTCCAAGACGAGCGCTCCTGCGGCGGGTGCCGTTTCATGGCGCAGACGCAGCAGTTCTGCGGGGGCTCCGGCGGGATCTGCGACAGCCTCTGCGACGActcgccggcgcccccgccgcggaCACCCGTTGCCCCTACCCCctcgtcgcctccgccgccggggtcGTCGGGCAGGCGCGTGTCCAAGGCCTGGATCGCCTTCTGCGTGGTCGGCGCGGTGGGCGGCTTCGCGGGGCTCTGCTCCGTTGTCTACTGCCTCGTCTTCGGCTTCTGCAGCAACAAGAGGGTGCACAACTCCGTGCAGCCCAACATCACCGGCGCTGGCGCGGGCGCCGACAACAACAACACCAGCAACAACAataacggcggcggcggcgcggccggcagcCCGTATGGGTCGCCGAACGggtcgcgcgcgcgcgggctgtTCCGGCGGCAGCTGTCGCGGGTGATGACGCGGCAGCGCAGCGGGCCGTCGTCGTTCAAGGAgcccgcggaggagttcacgtTCGCGCAGCTGGAGGCGGCCACCAAGGGGTTCGCGCTGGAGACGAAGATCGGGGAGGGCAGCTTCGGCACCGTGTACCGCGGCAAGCTCCCCGACGGGCGTGAGGTGGCCATCAAGCGCGGCGAGTCGGGtccccgcgcgcggcggctccAGGAGAAGGAGAGCGCGTTCCGGTCGGAGCTGGCGTTCCTGTCGCGGCTCCACCACAAGCACCTCGTCGGCCTGGTGGGCTACTGCGAGGAGCACGACGAGCGGCTGCTGGTGTACGAGTACATGAAGAACGGCGCGCTCTACGACCACCTCCACCCAAggcctggggcggcggcggcgccgtcgccggtggCGTCGTCGTGGAAGCTGCGGATCAAGATCCTGCTGGACGCCTCCCGCGGCATCGAGTACCTGCACTCGtacgccgtgccgcccatcatccaccgcGACATCAAGTCGTCCAACATCCTGCTGGACGCCGGGTGGACGGCGCGCGTGTCCGACTTCGGGCTCTCGCTCATGGGGCCGCCGGAGTCGGAGGAGCAGCCGGGGTCAGGGTCGCAGCGCCACCTGACGCAGGTGAAGGCCGCCGGCACGGTGGGGTACATGGACCCGGAGTACTACGGGCTCCACCACCTGACGGTGAAGAGCGACGTGTACGGCTTCGGCGTGGTGATGCTGGAGGCGCTCACGGGGCGGCGCGCCATCTTCAAGGAGGCCGAGGGCGGGAGCCCCGTCAGCGTGGTGGACCACGCCGTGCCGAGcatcctcgccggcgagctgAGCAGGGTGCTGGACCCGCGCGCCCCGGAGCCCGCCGCGCACGAGGCCGAGGCCGTGGAGCTGGTGGCCTACACCGCGGTGCACTGCGTCCGGCTCGAGGGCAAGgaccggccggccatggcggacatCGTGGCCAACCTGGAGACGGCGGTCGCGCTCTGCGAGGGCAGCGACCGCGGAGGCGCCGGGTTCGGGAACAGCTCCTCCAGCGCCAGCCTCTCCGTCACCTCCATGGACCGGTCCGGGGCGCTGGTCTGA
- the LOC120697331 gene encoding dnaJ homolog subfamily B member 4-like — protein sequence MGVDYYKVLGVGRSATDDELKKSYRRLAMKYHPDKNPSPQADSLFKEVSEAYDVLSDPQKRAIYDQFGEDGLKAGTPPPSASTHGAGAHGFRFNPRSAEEIFSEIFGGAFPGAGPRTPGGGVPPGFPGFGGTAGPGEASSAGLQRKAPPIERQLACSLEDLYKGATKKMKISRDVLDTTGKPTNVEEILTIDIKPGWKKGTKITFPEKGNEMRNVVPSDLVFIIEERAHPKFKRDGNDLIYTHKISLVEALTGCTVQVATLDGRTLTIPVKSVVSPTYEEVVQGEGMPITREPSKKGNLRIKFQIKFPTNLTADQKAGIQQLLS from the exons ATGGGGGTGGACTACTACAAGGTGCTCGGCGTCGGCCGCAGCGCCACCGACGACGAGCTCAAGAAGTCCTACCGCCGCCTCGCCATGAAGTACCACCCAGACAAGAACCCCTCGCCGCAGGCTGATTCCCTCTTCAAGGAGGTCTCCGAAGCCTACGAC GTGCTCAGCGACCCGCAGAAGCGCGCCATCTACGACCAGTTCGGGGAGGACGGCCTCAAGGCCGGCACGCCCCCACCCTCCGCCTCCacgcacggcgccggcgcccacgGGTTCCGCTTCAACCCGAGGAGCGCCGAGGAGATCTTCTCGGAGATATTCGGCGGCGCGTTCCCCGGGGCGGGTCCCCGAACCCCAGGCGGAGGCGTTCCCCCCGGGTTCCCGGGGTTCGGCGGCACCGCTGGGCCAGGGGAGGCGTCTAGCGCGGGGTTGCAGAGGAAGGCGCCGCCGATCGAGCGGCAGCTGGCTTGCAGTCTGGAGGACCTGTACAAGGGCGCCACTAAGAAGATGAAGATCTCCAGGGATGTCCTTGACACCACCGG GAAACCAACAAACGTTGAGGAGATCCTGACGATTGATATCAAACCTGGATGGAAGAAGGGCACAAAAATCACATTTCCTGAGAAAGGCAACGAGATGCGCAATGTTGTACCATCAGATCTAGTGTTCATAATAGAAGAACGGGcacaccccaagttcaagagAGATGGGAACGACCTTATTTACACACATAAGATCTCTCTTGTGGAGGCATTGACGGGCTGCACAGTCCAAGTGGCAACTCTGGATGGACGAACCCTTACTATTCCCGTGAAATCTGTTGTCAGTCCTACCTATGAAGAAGTTGTGCAGGGAGAAGGCATGCCAATCACAAGGGAACCTTCAAAGAAGGGGAACCTGCGGATTAAGTTTCAGATCAAGTTCCCCACTAATCTAACGGCTGACCAAAAGGCAGGGATCCAACAGCTTCTGTCTTAG